Part of the Vigna angularis cultivar LongXiaoDou No.4 chromosome 1, ASM1680809v1, whole genome shotgun sequence genome, AAACATCATTGATTAAAGaagtttttgaaaattgtttttattaactaaaaaaccaaattttactaaagaaccaattcactcACTCTTAAATAAAGATATAAGCTGAAaccatttttaacattttagacttagaaactttTAACATATTTACACTATACTAAACACATGACGTAAAccttaaaagaacaaattataaattaagtaGCTTGATTAGCTTACTAATATCCATTCTCAAGACTTactaattattataacatatattgAAGACCTATAACTATTTTTTCTGATTCTTGACTAGTTCTTTCTGGTACATGACatccttaattattatttaatgtgttttaGAATATAGTTTATGAGATTCTCccaaaaatttataactaacatGCATGTAAAACTAATGATGTGATATTTTTAGAATTGTGATTTCTTGCTGCTATATCTGTCAAGtatatattaactttataaTCTGTTTTGAATAGCAATGAATACTAATGTGCAACATTccaatttttattagttttgtcaTGCACACTAATCATCATTGAATAAACTTTATATGGGTCTCACtaaatattaattgaatttgTATGAAAATAACATGTGTATGATATGCATTTGGCAACAaactattttgtttaaaaatgttattttagaaaatatagatTAATCCAATTATTTAGATCTGAATTAATGGGCACCCATGCTTTTTCAGATTTTATGTATCCTTCACATTAACTTATTTTCTCGAGCACCCTGTTAGTCATTATTCTTTCGTGTCATCCATTATCAAACTCATCTAATGACAGTTAACAAACCATAGTGGCGAGAACAATTTCATGCAACGATTCTAATATGAAGGCATTGTCATCATATAATGTTACATTGGTATTTGAAAATAATCCACATCATTCCAAAAGCCATGAGGATCACACAGTCTTACTTCCCTTCTCCAACATTTAGCAGGTTTTAAGAGAGCTTTAACAAGCTTTATTTCAACTTACattaacatttaaaatgaaaattgaggTTCGGCTATAACTACAGGcctattttttaagtttatttcagTAAGATTCAAAGAGTAACTTACTGAATAATGCCTTATCGTATTCAACGCTTGTGACTTGAACTTTCTTGCATAATCACCTAATTATGTTATTTACCTTAACACACCCCTCAGAAGGTATTATTCAAAGATAAAAGGATAAGTAAGAAACATCGGTTCTGCACCACCTGCAGTTAGGTATCAGCTCCCAGAAAACGAGTTTAAAAACGGTGAAATGAAACAAGCATCAGCTTTTAGTGATAAATTTCACACATTACTCCTCCCAGCTTCATGAGAATTTACCGGATGTAAAAACTAAGGAAGATTTACCCAAAACAGACCAAGGCAATGATTAGGAAAAGAGACAATAACCTGGTTAAAATACTTAAACCAGTAACCCCAACTTTACATCAGAATAGGTCCTGCAAACATTTCAAGCAACATTTTTGTCTTTCATGATgtaaagaaaacataaacatCAACTAAAAGACCAAATAGGTATTCAACTTCAAGGGTATTTCGAGGAAAAAAAGTAGATTGACACTCGATAAAACTGACTTAAAACACCCTTTATTAGAGGACCAAATTCATGTCTTCACCCTTATAGCAGACCGATTTAATATCCTATGTGTAAGTCAATTTAAGCATTGAGTTTTACAATAACAGCATAAATAATTGACATTTGACCATAGCCAGACGACATGACAagttcataacaaaaaaaaaaaagctacaTAGCTTGCTTCATAACTCATTCTGTTAGCAAACAAGTAGTTATAGATCACACTAGATTATCATTCGCTGCTTCACAGCATAACTAGTGGTCCAACACTAATAACAGTAACTAGATTGTCTTAAAAAGAAGCTATAAACAACCAACACACAAGTCACTATGAAGTATCTTGAGCAGCAAACACAAacataagaaacttaaaaactaaACTTAGTTCAAAGAGCCACGGCAGATCCTAGGTCGCCGCCATGAAGGTTCCAGAAGACGTTACCTGCATCATCGGACTTGCCGGTGTCAATAGAAATGGCAGCGAAGATTGCTCGAAATGCGCCGCAAACGACGGCAGGGGCGGAGGAATTGGTTTTGGGCGAGACGCGAACGATCTTTTGCAAACCTAATCGAGTTCCGTCGACGGCGCAGGAAGAGTCGACGCTGGTGATTTGGGACAATCGACGGTTAAGCTCTTTAGGAGAAATATCAACGTCTTTAGATAGTAAGTGAAAAGAGACGGAAGTTTCGATGACGGCGGCGCCCAGAATGGCGAAAGCTTTGTTGTTTTCTTCGGAGAAGGAGGCGTGGGTCATGGCGCGACGGAGAAGATCAATGCTCTTAAAGGTGTAGCTGAcgcagaaaaaacaaaaacttgagCAATGCTTGAACacagaaaatgagagaaaaggGAAAGGGTTTACCCGAGTTGTTTTTGGAGGGTTTCGAGAGCGGTTGAAAATGGAGAAGAGAGAAGCTTATGGGACGCTGCGTGTCCCTGCGAAAGGAGAAGTACCAGGGTGAATATGGTGAAGCATCGCATAGTAGAGGATCGCATTTTGGTAAAGAAACTATGGTGAAGACGGTTGCTTGTGCAGGACTTTCTACTTTTTACTTAATCACAACCAACTTTACTTAGCTAGCAAGGACtttcatctttttttctctactaataaaataattctaaaatgatttttctttgaaaaattaatactttcttcattatttataagaatatattattattattattattatatttatgatatatgtaaattattataaaatgcttattaattagttataaaaaaaagttatcaaacCATTTTTATTTAGGGTGTGTTCACATGAGGTGATTTGTAGGAGATGATTTGGAAAAGAGTAATtaaatggatttgaggggatttgaaagtaatatttgtgttgtttttttagTGGATTCCGTAgataattgagagtggatttggaaataaagtgtgtgagaattagtataggatttgattaatgtaacagataaaaaaatgtgtttaatttgtaaaaattaaagattactaaAATACCCCttgttattaaagtaatataaaattaaaattgttaatgttatatttaattgtaaaaatgtttataaaaagtcaaaaattaacattaattattaaaattaattttaatattttacaaaaaattattttagtaaaatgaatttatttttaattgtaaaaatatttataaagaaaaaaaaataaaattaattttaaaagtttataatttagtaaaatgaaataaGAGAACAAAATTGATGAGCATAGGAGGAGAGAGATGCTTGCTCTACAGGAGAAAAAACAATAATGATTCAGTAATGAATTACATAGACATAAAACTGGACAAAATATCTACAAGTTGAAATGTTagaaatgaatatattaaaaaacaatacgAAAATGAAAGTCCAATGATGAGATTCACACATTGGAACGGAATACGAGTTCCTTTGTTTTTGTTCAGAAATTTGGAATCAAATACATCCATTTTTCGAATCGAATATGTGTGAgtcaaatttcatttttcttcatttttttgaGTTTCAAACACTCAAATAACGTTAGTATTATTGTGGTATTTTACAAATAGTTTGGGGCACTTATGACATTTTGTTGCAATTCCCTACAAATCTAAGTAACATAACGAGATGAATAAAATCAGGATATCTCGCAAATCAGTGCAATTCAGTCTTCACAAATCAACCCaaagaaacataaattaatcaataattcaTCTACACAAACAATTATGAACAGTAAAATTCCTAGAAGTGAACACGGCcttattatttcctttttatGTAGTCTTCAACACTTTGTTAATCAACTTTATAAAAGTGttagaaattattaagataaattttttataagatattagtattatgaaaataaaaaaatatttgctatcttaaaatatatattttcttatttttaaccaaaaacaaaataaggtatttataaaaaaaagaaaattttgaaactaaGCTTTCTATTATACGCTCTAGCTCCATTAGTTTCTAGCACATGCTTACCCTTGACATTTTCTTAAACTCACACATTTTCTTAAACTCACACCATAAAGatgattattgaaaaaaaaaaaagtgaaaaaccTTTTCATGACTCGACATTTGTATTAGATTGTAAAGAGTTGGTCAAATATGAGTCTTTGATGTGATTGAGAAATATGTTATACTATTGTGTGATTAATCTTGTATGTTATATTTGATCTTACCATATGTAATTGTTTTACAATtagtttatcatttttatatgtttcttgGTTGTGTTGTTCTATGTGTTCTTTTCTTGTGAAGATAATAATTTGGTAGGTGTGAGCTTTGAGGAGGTGATGATTGAACAAACTTTAGAAGACAAGAGTTCCGATGTTTAgtagatataatattttattttccttgatttttatcttttcatagGTGGTTTTGAGATACTATTTTGTAAAAGGTTCTTATACTTATACTTGTTGAATATAAAGTTAGTTTTATGATTATCTTAAATAACTATAGAAatggtttatattttttttttcaacatgttAACAAATCTATCTTATTGATTGTATGATGTTTCTATTATGATTTCAATATTGTTTGTGAATGTTACAAATTCTATTtaagttaaacttaatttttctGTAGTTCTACAGTGTAATaccttttcaatatttttttctcttttaaatttttttatctatatgtatttctatttaacaaatttaacattaattttgtaatatacttattttatataaaatcacattacgtaatatatttatattttattctaacaaCTATAGATAGATACGTATTtgagtttaatataatatataattaaaaaatttaattatatattttaatcatacAACAAAATTGTTTACCACACGGTATTAAATAATCGttgtatcaattttataatttaaatatacaaattcatattcaaatattattattatttgtgttattattattagtattggtattgttattatttttattattaagtacTATTATTAGTATAATCCATATAGTATTGATATTATTAATGGTACTTTCTATAATCTATTACATTaacttagaaaaataaatattaaaatattatttatttttaattaaggtcatagaaaaataaatacctgtaattaattattaatttttttgttatcaaactctatttaattatatatttatgattatataattataacacttaaatttaattatataaataaaatattttttaaatataataataataaattaattttcttaacataaattaaaaaaaaaaacgagtcTAACACTAGTTGTTATGATAGcgaattaaaagataaaaaagaaaagtgtaaaaATACTTCATGGTCATTTAAAGATACAATCTAAtacatgagaagaaaaaattaatttcttttcagaaacttaaactaaaattttgatgatttataagatatttaatttaaaatatttggttagatatttaaaataaaataataacagaatggtagttaaaagttatttaaagttaaattatttgaaaatgtttGTATTATAAACAGAGACGTAGGTGGTTGGACTAATTGAGAAGCTTTGATGGTGTGGCTGATGTGGAAGCTGCAGGGTAAAAGTGGCAAAAAAAGAAACGGTATCAGTATCCAACATAACTAACAAAATGGGATTAGATTACTTATTGAGGTGGTTAGTTTTGTGGAATAACCAAAACCTGAACTAACAAAGTGAAACTAGGTTGCAATGCCAGGCCCTGGTCCTCACCTCATGTATGCCATGGCCTCTGCTTTAGCTCTCACTACCATCACCAATGGAAGGTTTAGTCCTCACCACACACTTACCTACACAGTAAACGCCTTCTTTGGCCCTGATATTGGTTCTTTCTCAGAGTGGCTTGCTTCACTTTCTGATGGCCCTGCTCAGTCTCTGGGATCCGCTCTTGCAAATCTCATCCATCATCCTTTCTACTACATACTTATTTTGGGTCttcctctctcttttctctattCTCGGATATCCACCTATCTTCTTCGCACACACCTTCTTGATTCCGTCTCCAGGGTCAGTCTCACTCCTTTTCTTTCCTCCTTCttcaaaattcatcattttCTACTTTATTAACCTCCGATTGCAGGTCCCCCTTACCAGGATGCAATGTTTTTTCTTGATATCTGCTGGCTCTTTTACCCACTTCTTTCTTGATCATCTGTTTGAGGTAACATGTCGGCACCTTTTATGTTGCCGGCCtttttgtgtttgctttccTACATCTCTGGTTTTCTATTATCTAATAAATTGGTAAGTTAACCCAAAAGCTTTAGTTCAAGCGGTATCAAGTCTTTAAGGATATTACTACGTCTTATACATCTTATGAAATCCATCCATCTTGCATAATCAGTGACTAGGGATGACTGAATCAGCGTgtcatgtttttgtttcttctatgTGAAAAGGAATCATTGTCTAAAGGGTTAGTGCTTGTTTATTGTATAAATATGATACATCCATTTCCTctttgatttttatgtttttgtagTTGTGATGGTTTGTTTGAGCTTTTAGGTTCAAATTGTATAAAATCAAATGGGTTACATCAGTCATTCACAGACTCTTTAGATGCATTTGATGGAGATGAATTTAAGTGCATATTAAATCTGACTCTTTATCGTCTGTTTTTTACTACAATAGGTCCATGAGATTTATCATGAAACTTAAACAGATGAACTGCAAAATGtgggaaaaataaataaaagttttccATCACATGTTAGACAATGTGGAATATAAATTCAATAACAAAGTGTATAtttatgtgtgtatatatatgtatcagtttttcttttctatctctcttatttctaataAGGTAAGCTTTCAATCAAGCCTTTAAACACTAAATTTTGTAATCAATCACACAAGGATGAATAATGTTTGGATTCACgctttaaattattaatatggaCATTTAAAGTAAAGAAACTAGATTTTCAGATTATAAATCCATAAAGAGCCTAACATCCCTCACGCTCTGCCAGTGTGGGATCATTGTGCACTTACCCTGattgataccaaatgataacGAACAAACCTCAGTTCAACTCAAACAATGGAAACGCTGAGGAATTTGTTGAAATATCATTTAAGTAGGACTAAGGGTAATTTAAGATTAATGTAAAAGTATAATATACAAGTTAATTACATTTCTTTGAATTACACCTTTCTGCTCTCCCACGGTAGAAGTAACCCCTAATTAGTCTTTGAAAGTGTATGAATTATACATTTCAATACCTGAGATATTATAAACTCTTGAACAGACCTGGACTTTACATTTTAGCCTTTTTCGGTACAAAATTGCTATAGatattaaatatgtataaatgatttaaattaattgCCTTGAACTAACTTATGGACtaacaaagattttaaaatctttatattagatattttaagaaGGGAACTTTAACTCTAATTTAATCCCATAAAATCAGTTTGTAAAAATAGGTTTTAATACacatatatattctaaattgattttatctctaATCAATGTAGTTTTTTCAACACTCCTCACACATAATGTATATAAATTTCATGTGTGAGACTAGATATTAATGTATGGTCCAATAACGAGTAGAATGATATGtctaataaataacaaatttcattgAAGAGATTCTAAACTATACGAAGAATTGGACTTTACGTCTAACTAAATGTCTTATCTATTTAGTCTAAATTCTAAAAGGGTAATTTGAAAGTTTTGATTCCCGTGGCTGACTTTACTGAACTACTATTTGTCTTTTCTATTTATGATAGCATTTAAATATAACGGTGTTagctatttttttatatggaaaCAAAGGCAAACCTGGAATTGAGCTGAATTTGACAGTACTGCAAATTATGTAATGGTGtgcatagaaaagaaaaatgctgCAATTTGACATAATTTGTCCTGAACCATTACTCTTGTACTACAATTGATTGACAAACATATATTATCTCCCAAATCATTCAGGAGAATGGGAAAACAACCACGTACACTTGGATTTTGAGCACGGGCTGGTGGCAAAGCAGAGCACCAGTCACCCCAGATGCTGTTCTTGTAGTTGGCTTCTTATGTGCTTGCTTAATCATCGGCTTTTTTTACATCAACAGGTTTCTAGTTTTTGCTACTTAGAACGTTAATCATCAACGTATATCATAAACACACAATGGTTTTAACTTTTGCTCTCCTAAATTTCCATGCAGAGCAAGTTCTTCAAACTCCATAAAGAAAAAGTCATATCAGTCGATGCTACTTATGATATGCATAGCTTCGTTGTACTGTTTTTGGTGTGCAGTCCAGATATACTGGATCAGTCCGCGTCGTCCAGCAGTTGGTGAAGAGGCTGATCTTGGTGTTCTTGTGTTTTTAGCTCTATACTTTTTCCTACCTTACGGTTTGTGCATAATGTCTATGTCCCCAAAAGATCCTGATACAAATCAAATTCCCCTTTAACAGTATTTATAGTACAATCAATCACCAGCAATATGTAAAATTCCCCATTCATTCCTTGTTTGGATCAGGATTCTTTTGACCCTGCGGTTTTTATTCCACTTACTTGTATAGAGTGTTCATTGTTATCTGTATCTTATTCCACTCTTCAACATGAACCTGTTGCAAAGTGATGGAATGTACAagttccattttttattactctCATTATGAGTGATTCAGCTGTTCGAATAAAGGTTCTTGAAGGTGTTAACGTTAAATTTGTTTGGATGATTAAGAAATTctacaataaatatatacacaCACTACACAAAGTCATGTTGACAGCTTTTTCGTGTTTAATCTGTATTCATGTTATTAAAATGAAGCAAATGTGGTTTTCTATATGGAACATGTTATAATAGGAAGTACAGGTTAAAAATCTAACTCAATTTAAAAGATGggaatttatatattatcatttgatt contains:
- the LOC108335917 gene encoding protein NUCLEAR FUSION DEFECTIVE 2; amino-acid sequence: MRSSTMRCFTIFTLVLLLSQGHAASHKLLSSPFSTALETLQKQLGYTFKSIDLLRRAMTHASFSEENNKAFAILGAAVIETSVSFHLLSKDVDISPKELNRRLSQITSVDSSCAVDGTRLGLQKIVRVSPKTNSSAPAVVCGAFRAIFAAISIDTGKSDDAGNVFWNLHGGDLGSAVAL
- the LOC108335098 gene encoding uncharacterized protein LOC108335098; amino-acid sequence: MPGPGPHLMYAMASALALTTITNGRFSPHHTLTYTVNAFFGPDIGSFSEWLASLSDGPAQSLGSALANLIHHPFYYILILGLPLSFLYSRISTYLLRTHLLDSVSRVPLTRMQCFFLISAGSFTHFFLDHLFEENGKTTTYTWILSTGWWQSRAPVTPDAVLVVGFLCACLIIGFFYINRASSSNSIKKKSYQSMLLMICIASLYCFWCAVQIYWISPRRPAVGEEADLGVLVFLALYFFLPYGLCIMSMSPKDPDTNQIPL